The Parcubacteria group bacterium genome includes a region encoding these proteins:
- the rplL gene encoding 50S ribosomal protein L7/L12 translates to MADKYNKIIEEVEKLTALELSELVKALEEKFGVSASAPTYAAGVVGAPTSPEASVGEEKTAFDVVLKGAGDQKIAVIKIVREVTNKGLQEAKQLVDAAPQTVKSGVSKVEADELKIKLEAAGAVVELK, encoded by the coding sequence ATGGCAGACAAATATAATAAAATTATAGAAGAAGTAGAAAAACTTACCGCTCTTGAGCTTTCAGAGCTTGTTAAGGCGCTTGAAGAGAAATTCGGCGTTAGCGCTTCGGCTCCGACGTACGCCGCAGGCGTAGTCGGAGCTCCGACCTCGCCAGAGGCGAGCGTCGGAGAAGAAAAAACCGCGTTTGATGTTGTGTTAAAGGGAGCAGGCGATCAAAAAATAGCTGTTATTAAGATTGTTCGCGAAGTAACCAACAAAGGTCTTCAGGAAGCTAAACAGCTTGTGGATGCCGCTCCGCAAACAGTTAAAAGCGGCGTATCCAAGGTTGAAGCTGATGAACTAAAAATAAAACTAGAGGCCGCCGGAGCTGTTGTAGAATTAAAGTAA